In Methanofervidicoccus sp. A16, the sequence TCATTTATCCTTTACTATTTTTGATTATATGTTTAAAAACTAGGTTTTTAACTATAAAAATACAACAACAAAAACAGAAAATATAATTATTTTACTTCAAATAAAGTTCCAAAGGTAAAAATTCATCCTTTTCTAGGTCGTAGTACTCTATTTCTCCTGTATCTATCCTGAAGTACCACCCATGTATTGAAAGTTCTCCATTTTCCACTCTCCTTTTTACTCCTGGATACGTCATGAGATTCTCGATCTGGAATTTTATGGAGATTTTCTCTGTAAGTTCTGCAAGTTTCTCTTTGTCCACCGTCTTGTTTTCTATCTTTTCTAAAACATACTTTTTAACTGGCTCTGCAACCTTTAACCACTTCTTTATGGCCATCATCTCTGGGTCATCTGGAATATCTTGGTAGAGAGATGTACAGGCTCCACACTGTGAGTGGCCACAGATTATAATATGCTCCACTTTCAACACTGAAACTGCATACTCTATTGCCGATGCAACACCACTGTACTCTAAAGCATGTTCATGTGGTGGTACAAAATTCCCTATAACTCTCAAGACAAAGAGATCCCCAGGATCACTTTGTGTTATTATATTTGGAGCAACCCTTGAATCACTACAGGTTATAAAGAATACTTTTGGTTTCTGGCCCTCTTCAGCCAATTTACGGAATAATTCCTTATTTTTTTCATAGTAATTCTTTTTATACTCCATGTAGTTTTTTATCAATGTATTTAAATCTTTACCTTCCATACTTACAACACCTGATTCTGTGGTTTCTGTTTTCTGTCCTTCTTCTGAATATTTTAACTTCATTTCAATTTTTTATAAACTTAATGATCCTAATAATTATTTTACTATAAAATAATTATTTTTATTTATTATTTTTAATAAGAACTAAATCTATAAAAAATTAAATATTATCAGAGGATTTGTCATAGCCCTTCCCATTCGAGAAATTCCCATATATTTAAAAATTACCTTATAAAGAAACTTTATCCTCTAGGATGGGAGGATGTCAACTCTAAAAGATATACCTCGTCTCCCACCTTCACATTTTTTAATATCTCTATATTCTTAACCACTCTACCTACAATATTAGTACCTTCAAAGGTTTCCCCTGTAGGACCGTATTTATCATGTGGGTTTAACCTTACACCTATGTACCCCTTATATCTTTTAACCATATTTGTTACTCCTATATAACCTCCCTCTACCCTTTCTGAGGGCGTATTTTCAGGTAGTAATCCACGGGCATAATTTTCGTTCCTTTCAAACATTACCATATCTCCTACCTTGAAATACACCTTCAACTTACCTATCCTCCTTGTAGTGAGTCCAGAGGTTTTTCTAAAGTACCAGGCAGTTCTTGGGGCCTTGCTATCAAATATCTCTATATATAACAGTTTATCTGGAGATAGTCCTTTAGTTATTACCTTCTTAGATTTAAGTACCTCTAAGGTGTACTCTGGTTTCTGTTCAACCACTATAGCATTATCGTCCTTATCTCCTTCCCTCTCATGCTCTATACCGTATCTACTGAATAACTTAGAAGCCTCACCTTGAGTCATTCCTAAGACATTTAATCTCTCAGGTTTCAACTTAACAGTTATAACGCCTTCATCTGAAAAATCTACTAACTCCATGCCCTTTGTTATCCTACCTACCACAGTATGTGAAGGAGTGGATGTTCTCCCATCCCTGTAAATATAAACCTTACCAACACCCTCCCCACTGTTTCTAACTGTAATAGCACCTCTAAACCTATCTTCTATGTTTTCCTCTTCTATATCAAGACTCTGTAATCTACAGTCTGCAATATAGGTATTTGTATGCTCCCCGATCTCAAAGTAGTTGTTCTCCATAAGTGCAAGGACATGCTCAACAGTTTGAGGAGGTCCATCTAACTCTCCTTCGCAGTAGGTCCAAATCTTCCAGCCCTCTTCAAGTTCTATATTGAGATCCTTTGTTGTTAGATAATCCACCATCTCCTTTGATTCCCTTAGAGGTTCTATGGAGAGTATTCTATCCTCTGGAGTTAGTTGGGAGAGTAT encodes:
- a CDS encoding methanogenesis marker 3 protein; its protein translation is MVKVFVNGKEKEGKTLKDVIEGEFYIEGSNVVIVKGVKKEVKRSKKYKITTTKGVLIIGITEDSKVVDFWNRNYKKFVNKSVRWRGISDVAFGPITIDLEMSNKPEKFKKWDVVLSISGFDKEEGHLVFIKKDTTEVYGIENPKIGILIGGKKILSQLTPEDRILSIEPLRESKEMVDYLTTKDLNIELEEGWKIWTYCEGELDGPPQTVEHVLALMENNYFEIGEHTNTYIADCRLQSLDIEEENIEDRFRGAITVRNSGEGVGKVYIYRDGRTSTPSHTVVGRITKGMELVDFSDEGVITVKLKPERLNVLGMTQGEASKLFSRYGIEHEREGDKDDNAIVVEQKPEYTLEVLKSKKVITKGLSPDKLLYIEIFDSKAPRTAWYFRKTSGLTTRRIGKLKVYFKVGDMVMFERNENYARGLLPENTPSERVEGGYIGVTNMVKRYKGYIGVRLNPHDKYGPTGETFEGTNIVGRVVKNIEILKNVKVGDEVYLLELTSSHPRG
- a CDS encoding carbonic anhydrase, producing the protein MEGKDLNTLIKNYMEYKKNYYEKNKELFRKLAEEGQKPKVFFITCSDSRVAPNIITQSDPGDLFVLRVIGNFVPPHEHALEYSGVASAIEYAVSVLKVEHIIICGHSQCGACTSLYQDIPDDPEMMAIKKWLKVAEPVKKYVLEKIENKTVDKEKLAELTEKISIKFQIENLMTYPGVKRRVENGELSIHGWYFRIDTGEIEYYDLEKDEFLPLELYLK